In a single window of the Nicotiana tomentosiformis chromosome 8, ASM39032v3, whole genome shotgun sequence genome:
- the LOC104103413 gene encoding CRIB domain-containing protein RIC10, producing MGNKMKGIFKGFKYISNIFVTKERELEIGCPTDVKHVAHIGWDGPSGNAPSWMNQFKKGPDFAAASIGHSGSALSPWTSQGVGESNRGQSKSEIYKDSPPNKKVHVHTKKQKRRKSKGTSSPNSSSSSSSKSSRAAKSRAKFVEGTAKPAHIEVA from the exons ATGGGAAACAAGATGAAGGGGATCTTCAAAGGATTCAAATATATAtctaatatttttg TAACAAAGGAGAGGGAGTTGGAGATTGGATGTCCAACTGATGTTAAACATGTGGCACATATTGGTTGGGATGGCCCCTCTGGCAATGCACCCAGTTGG ATGAATCAATTCAAGAAAGGACCTGATTTTGCAGCAGCTTCTATTGGCCATTCTGGTTCTGCCCTTTCTCCATGGACATCTCAAG GAGTTGGAGAATCAAATAGAGGGCAAtcaaaatctgagatttacaaGGACAGTCCACCTAATAAGAAGGTTCATGTTCATACTAAGAAGCAGAAGAGGAGGAAATCCAAGGGAACTTCCTCTCCAAATTCTAGTTCATCTTCTTCGTCGAAATCTTCAAGAGCAGCAAAATCCAGGGCTAAATTTGTTGAAGGAACTGCAAAACCAGCACATATAGAAGTGGCATAA
- the LOC104103415 gene encoding uncharacterized protein translates to MYKNDARPNAKFIMWLQLQDKLLTTDRLAKWGITVDLECVMCHTQPENRNHSCMDCDFAITMWNMTLIWLQKQAGPTTRWNQHVAWIIQNAKGRTQQAHIFRSVYTEFVYAIWMERNQKIFEKKSRDWESIAREIAYLSNVRASHGVQNLLHSMLF, encoded by the coding sequence ATGTACAAGAATGATGCTAGACCCAATGCCAAATTCATCATGTGGCTGCAGCTACAAGACAAGCTTCTCACTACTGATAGGCTAGCAAAATGGGGGATAACTGTTGACTTAGAATGTGTCATGTGCCATACTCAACCTGAAAATAGAAATCATTCGTGCATGGACTGTGATTTCGCTATAACAATGTGGAATATGACTCTCATATGGCTTCAGAAGCAGGCAGGGCCAACCACTAGATGGAATCAACATGTAGCTTGGATAATCCAGAATGCAAAAGGGAGGACTCAACAAGCTCACATCTTTAGAAGTGTCTATACAGAATTTGTCTATGCCATTTGGATGGAGAGAAATCAGAAGATCTTCGAAAAGAAGTCAAGGGACTGGGAGAGTATAGCTAGAGAGATTGCCTACTTGTCCAATGTTAGAGCATCTCATGGTGTCCAAAACTTATTACATAGCATGTTGTTCTAG